The Xenopus tropicalis strain Nigerian chromosome 7, UCB_Xtro_10.0, whole genome shotgun sequence genome includes a region encoding these proteins:
- the slc18a3 gene encoding vesicular acetylcholine transporter, protein MASEESQGVAKSAVEKLSSAMGDRTKQIGTAIKEPHHQRRIILIIVCVALFLDNMLYMVIVPIIPDYIQNLRADREHAKSINSSSQYRNKSFAIRPQYPAENEDMQIGVLFASKAILQLLINPLSGTFIDRVGYDIPLLIGLVVLFFSTVIFAFAENYATLFVARSLQGLGSAFADTSGIAMIADTYTEEAERSKALGIALAFISFGSLVAPPFGGILYQFVGKRMPFLVLASIALIDGVLLLLVIKPFTNRTRANMPIGTPIHRLMIDPYIAVVAGALTTCNIPLAFLEPTIANWMKTTMDASEWQMGLTWLPAFFPHVLGVYITVKLAANYPHYQWFYGAIGMVIIGASSCTVPACKNFWELIVPLCGICFGIALVDTALLPTLALLVDVRHVSVYGSVYAIADISYCVAYALGPVVASQIVHTTGFTQLNLGMGLANVLYAPALLFLRNVCQMKPSHSERNILLEEGPKGLYDTIKMEERKAKSHKRNPNDGMNDSIMDNYHEPHKGIYGSEEDSSDYEYS, encoded by the coding sequence ATGGCTTCCGAGGAGTCCCAGGGGGTGGCAAAGTCTGCGGTGGAAAAATTATCCAGTGCCATGGGAGACAGAACTAAGCAAATTGGCACCGCAATAAAGGAACCTCATCACCAGAGACGGATAATCTTGATCATTGTGTGTGTGGCTCTTTTTCTTGATAACATGTTGTACATGGTCATAGTCCCCATTATTCCAGACTATATTCAAAATTTGAGAGCGGACAGAGAACATGCGAAAAGCATTAATTCCAGTAGTCAATATAGGAATAAATCTTTTGCCATTAGACCCCAATACCCAGCAGAAAACGAAGATATGCAGATTGGAGTCCTGTTTGCTTCTAAAGCAATCCTGCAGCTACTAATCAACCCACTAAGTGGAACTTTTATAGACAGGGTTGGATATGACATCCCCCTTCTTATTGGACTGGTAGTTTTGTTCTTCTCAACAGTCATATTTGCGTTTGCTGAAAACTATGCCACCTTGTTTGTAGCTAGAAGCCTCCAAGGTTTGGGATCTGCGTTCGCAGACACTTCTGGAATTGCCATGATAGCAGATACATACACAGAGGAGGCTGAAAGAAGCAAAGCTTTAGGCATAGCCTTGGCGTTCATCTCATTCGGTAGCTTGGTGGCGCCCCCTTTTGGGGGCATATTGTACCAGTTCGTAGGCAAACGAATGCCTTTCCTAGTTCTGGCTAGTATCGCTCTTATAGATGGCGTGCTGCTATTGTTAGTCATTAAACCCTTTACTAACAGGACTAGAGCCAATATGCCAATTGGCACCCCCATCCACAGACTGATGATAGATCCTTACATTGCTGTGGTGGCAGGTGCTCTTACCACATGTAATATTCCTTTGGCATTCCTTGAGCCCACCATAGCAAATTGGATGAAAACGACAATGGATGCATCAGAGTGGCAAATGGGTCTTACTTGGTTACCAGCCTTCTTCCCTCATGTCCTTGGTGTCTATATAACTGTAAAGCTTGCAGCCAATTATCCTCACTACCAGTGGTTTTATGGGGCTATAGGAATGGTGATCATAGGTGCAAGTTCTTGTACTGTTCCAGCATGTAAAAACTTCTGGGAGCTAATTGTGCCCTTGTGTGGGATCTGCTTTGGCATAGCCCTAGTAGACACTGCCCTACTGCCAACCCTTGCCTTACTCGTAGATGTTCGCCACGTATCGGTTTATGGAAGTGTTTACGCCATAGCTGATATATCATACTGTGTGGCATATGCCCTAGGACCTGTAGTTGCTAGTCAAATTGTTCATACTACGGGTTTCACCCAACTTAACCTCGGTATGGGTCTTGCCAATGTCCTGTATGCACCGGCTCTTCTGTTCCTCAGAAATGTGTGTCAAATGAAACCCTCACACTCAGAGAGAAATATATTGTTGGAAGAAGGCCCTAAGGGCTTGTACGACACTATTAAAATGGAGGAACGAAAAGCCAAGTCTCACAAAAGAAATCCTAATGATGGGATGAACGACAGTATCATGGACAATTATCATGAGCCCCATAAAGGTATCTATGGGTCGGAAGAGGACTCATCTGATTATGAGTACAGTTAA